A region from the Leptospira venezuelensis genome encodes:
- the purS gene encoding phosphoribosylformylglycinamidine synthase subunit PurS: MFIARINVTLKESVLDPQGNTVKSTLQELGEGSVRDVRVGKYIEVKLDSPDLETAKKTVANLCEKLLVNHVIETYRSEIVTE; encoded by the coding sequence ATGTTTATCGCAAGAATCAACGTAACTCTAAAAGAATCAGTTCTAGATCCACAAGGGAACACTGTAAAATCCACTCTACAAGAACTTGGAGAAGGATCGGTCCGAGACGTTCGAGTCGGAAAGTATATCGAGGTCAAACTGGATTCTCCAGATCTCGAAACTGCAAAGAAGACGGTTGCAAATCTCTGCGAAAAACTTTTAGTAAATCATGTGATTGAAACTTATCGTTCGGAGATCGTAACTGAATGA
- a CDS encoding phosphoribosylaminoimidazolesuccinocarboxamide synthase yields MSELPKPSYIGKVRDVYDLGNSLILSSTDRVSAFDVVFRQIVPGKGKVLNKISAEWFSYFKDIPNHIIETDVSKFPSPFKDHPDLKDRSVLVKKCKRIDFECVVRGYLSGSGWKEYKQDGTLAFKKLPPGLKESEKLPEPAFTPAIKNDTGHDENISEERMKNEIGSELFSILKEKSISLYTRAAELVAGAGILLCDTKFEFGISEDKVILIDEILTPDSSRYWAKESYVIGTTPPSMDKQILRNYLEKSGWNKVPPAPDLPESLIVKLQAAYKEIQDQLLKCLSQEST; encoded by the coding sequence ATGAGTGAACTCCCAAAACCTTCTTATATTGGCAAAGTCAGAGATGTATACGATTTAGGGAATTCCCTGATATTATCTTCTACGGATAGAGTCTCGGCATTCGATGTGGTATTCCGCCAAATCGTTCCTGGCAAAGGAAAAGTTTTAAATAAGATCTCCGCAGAATGGTTCTCTTACTTTAAGGACATTCCTAATCATATCATAGAGACCGATGTTTCTAAATTCCCTTCTCCATTTAAGGATCATCCGGATTTAAAGGATCGTTCTGTTCTTGTTAAAAAATGCAAACGGATCGACTTTGAATGTGTGGTCCGTGGTTATCTTTCCGGTTCCGGTTGGAAAGAATATAAACAAGATGGCACTCTTGCTTTTAAAAAACTTCCTCCAGGTTTGAAAGAATCCGAAAAGCTGCCTGAGCCTGCATTTACTCCTGCAATCAAAAACGATACAGGCCATGACGAGAACATCTCCGAAGAAAGAATGAAAAACGAGATTGGATCCGAACTCTTCTCTATTTTGAAGGAAAAATCGATTTCCCTTTATACCAGGGCCGCTGAACTGGTAGCAGGGGCAGGGATTTTGCTCTGCGATACCAAATTCGAATTCGGAATTTCGGAGGATAAGGTCATCTTGATCGACGAGATTTTGACTCCGGATTCTTCTCGGTATTGGGCGAAAGAGTCCTATGTTATCGGGACCACTCCGCCCAGCATGGACAAACAGATCTTAAGGAACTATCTGGAAAAATCCGGATGGAATAAGGTTCCCCCAGCTCCGGATCTTCCGGAAAGTCTGATTGTGAAATTGCAAGCGGCATATAAGGAAATACAGGACCAACTATTAAAATGTTTATCGCAAGAATCAACGTAA
- the purQ gene encoding phosphoribosylformylglycinamidine synthase subunit PurQ, whose protein sequence is MKAAVVTFPGSNCDNDIVRVLSEFYSAKVDKVWHKDQFSEKYDLVILPGGFSYGDYLRSGAMAPFSPVMKSVKEHTDRGGKLFGICNGFQILAEAGYLPGALIRNRNLKYVCRTIGLKKASNSNKISGSLADDKILRVPVAHGDGCYFASAEIRKQLKDEGRILFLYAGDNPNGSLDDIAGICSPDFKVAGMMPHPERAMNPITGEMDGKTVLDLLIAS, encoded by the coding sequence ATGAAAGCCGCAGTAGTCACTTTTCCAGGTTCTAATTGTGATAATGATATCGTAAGAGTTCTTTCAGAATTCTATTCCGCGAAAGTAGACAAGGTCTGGCATAAAGACCAATTCTCTGAAAAATACGATCTGGTTATTCTTCCTGGTGGATTCTCCTACGGAGATTATCTAAGATCGGGAGCAATGGCTCCTTTTTCTCCAGTAATGAAATCAGTAAAAGAGCATACTGATCGTGGAGGAAAACTATTCGGAATTTGTAATGGATTCCAAATTTTAGCAGAAGCAGGTTATCTTCCTGGTGCATTAATACGTAATCGAAACCTAAAATACGTATGTAGGACTATAGGTCTTAAAAAAGCTTCTAACTCAAATAAGATCAGCGGTAGTTTAGCCGATGATAAGATCCTAAGAGTTCCAGTGGCTCATGGAGACGGATGTTATTTTGCATCTGCTGAAATTCGTAAGCAGCTAAAAGACGAAGGTCGCATTTTATTCCTTTATGCGGGAGACAATCCGAACGGAAGTCTGGATGATATTGCTGGGATCTGTTCTCCTGATTTTAAAGTGGCAGGTATGATGCCTCACCCAGAAAGAGCGATGAATCCGATCACTGGAGAGATGGACGGTAAAACCGTTTTAGATCTTCTTATTGCTTCTTAA